A stretch of the Dioscorea cayenensis subsp. rotundata cultivar TDr96_F1 unplaced genomic scaffold, TDr96_F1_v2_PseudoChromosome.rev07_lg8_w22 25.fasta BLBR01000793.1, whole genome shotgun sequence genome encodes the following:
- the LOC120255026 gene encoding uncharacterized protein LOC120255026, whose translation MTTTCTTSYLPPLELMNHNQSAPSVFLWFNSQQQQQQQQELNCNTGSFMSATPSMGGTKSVMHGVQYWEGSHSSNSSASSGIELQSNGSLIESGGIFSWSDLTSDSEAQIHLDGEPEDLKWSEYLQGSFPVSAALRGHGGQPLFDIKAENHLLAMDDGISASWNQNYQQEQQTSCHPYGKHFWR comes from the coding sequence ATGACTACTACTTGTACAACTTCTTATCTTCCTCCTCTTGAACTCATGAATCACAATCAATCAGCTCCCAGTGTATTCCTCTGGTTCAACAGtcagcaacaacaacagcagcagcaagAACTGAATTGTAACACTGGTTCATTCATGTCTGCTACTCCTTCAATGGGTGGTACAAAGTCAGTGATGCATGGAGTTCAGTACTGGGAGGGAAGCCATTCAAGCAACAGTAGTGCAAGCAGTGGCATTGAGTTGCAAAGCAATGGTTCTCTCATTGAGAGTGGTGGCATCTTCTCTTGGTCAGATTTGACATCTGACAGTGAAGCTCAAATCCATCTTGATGGAGAACCAGAGGACCTCAAATGGTCAGAGTATCTTCAAGGCTCCTTCCCAGTTTCTGCAGCACTTCGAGGCCATGGAGGTCAACCTCTCTTTGATATCAAAGCTGAAAACCATTTGTTAGCCATGGATGATGGGATTTCTGCTTCTTGGAATCAGAATTATCAGCAAGAGCAGCAAACCTCCTGTCATCCTTATGGTAAGCATTTCTGGCGATGA